The following coding sequences lie in one Crassostrea angulata isolate pt1a10 chromosome 10, ASM2561291v2, whole genome shotgun sequence genomic window:
- the LOC128166754 gene encoding acetylcholine receptor subunit alpha-1-A-like, which translates to MMFRHYLDVFPKIFIFLHMFSIVTASPDTKRLLNDLFKGYDNVIMPKIRHDEVMNVTVRFIPRGITDFNEVAGQIAVAMGVDIRWVDAYLSWSPKEYGGLTHIVLPEERVWIPHLSIANPSDRIPIFPEDPFSVRIFFNGQAILIKGGTVRCTCKPNLRYYPFDVHSCNVKFINLDHVFNEILLIPELKLDVYENYGEWGLFDSVVDSNLFDLFSCAVYKFKIKRRPEFSILTVCIPILCLGLLNACVFLIPPECGERISYAITVLLSFAVFMTIVSTVMPKNTDPVPILCYVLTLMLAESGIIVAVSILGLRLYYKPEDQKVPEWLERLVTTFITFQTAPKPFSITNEIAENDERIIDKEINRFDKHIRWRHVGHAFDCLCFVVSFCSFSISVVIYAVIVMIS; encoded by the coding sequence ATGATGTTTCGACATTATCTTGACGTATTTCCAaagatttttatctttttgcaTATGTTTTCTATTGTCACGGCTTCCCCGGATACTAAGCGACTGTTGAATGATTTGTTTAAGGGATACGACAATGTGATTATGCCGAAAATACGACACGATGAAGTCATGAATGTAACGGTAAGGTTTATACCAAGGGGGATAACCGACTTTAATGAGGTTGCGGGACAAATAGCCGTTGCTATGGGAGTAGATATCCGTTGGGTAGACGCATATTTAAGTTGGTCTCCTAAGGAATACGGTGGGTTGACACATATAGTGCTTCCAGAGGAGAGAGTTTGGATTCCACATCTCTCAATTGCCAACCCTAGTGACCGAATTCCGATATTTCCAGAGGATCCATTTTCAGTCAGAATATTTTTCAACGGGCAGGCAATACTGATAAAAGGAGGAACGGTCAGATGTACATGCAAACCCAATCTCAGATATTACCCGTTTGATGTTCATTCCTGCAATGTTAAGTTCATCAATCTTGACCATGTGTTCAATGAAATTCTGCTTATTCCTGAACTAAAATTAGACGTGTATGAAAATTATGGAGAATGGGGCCTTTTTGACAGTGTCGTCGATTCAAACTTGTTCGATTTGTTTTCATGCGCAGtctacaaatttaaaatcaagaGGCGTCCTGAGTTTTCCATTTTAACTGTCTGCATTCCGATCCTTTGCTTGGGCTTGTTGAACGCCTGTGTGTTTTTGATCCCGCCGGAGTGCGGGGAGCGGATCTCGTACGCAATCACAGTTCTCCTCTCATTCGCCGTCTTCATGACAATTGTGAGTACAGTGATGCCCAAAAACACGGACCCGGTTCCGATTCTTTGTTACGTATTGACATTGATGCTGGCTGAGAGCGGAATCATTGTTGCGGTCTCTATTCTTGGACTTCGTTTGTATTATAAACCGGAGGACCAAAAAGTCCCAGAATGGCTGGAAAGACTTGTGACGACATTTATAACTTTCCAGACCGCCCCGAAACCATTTAGTATCACCAATGAAATCGCAGAAAACGATGAAAGAATTATTGACAAAGAAATCAACCGCTTCGATAAGCACATAAGATGGAGGCACGTTGGACATGCTTTTGACTGTCTCTGTTTCGTCGTTTCCTtttgttctttttcaatttcGGTTGTAATTTATGCAGTTATTGTTATGATTAGCTAA